The window GAGCAGCGGGCCAGGTTTGAGGCGGAGCGGGGACAGAGGGCGGCGGCGGGGAAAAAGGCCTATCCCTTGCCGGAACGGTTCCTGCAATCCCTCGAGAATATGCCGGAGGCAGCGGGTATCGCCCTGGGCGTGGATCGGCTGGTCATGGTATTTTGCGGCGCCTCCCGTATTGATCAAGTGGTATCGTTTACGCCGGAAGAGACCTAGATGGGGTCCGGGAATCCGTAATCCCAGACCCTTTCCCAACCGGAATCGCCGTGAGGATTTCCTTGATCAGCTGCCCGATTTACGGTATAAAGAGAACGCGTTTCACCACAGGGACCGAATCGTGGATCAAGCAAGAATGTATGGGATTAATCTTATGACCACCTCTGCAGCGCAGGTAACCGGCAGGAAACCGGTCAGGGACCAGACCCGGGTAAGGACGAAAACATGCCTGGCCTGCGGTAAACCCAATATAGATGCCCGAAGGCGTTACTGCTCAAAAGAATGCAGGGACTACATTCAGTGGGTTCTCTCCCTTTCAAAGGGACTGCTCAGGGCGGTCAACGCCAGATATGCGGCCTTTTCCTTCACAGACGATAGGGTAATCCTGGATGTGTTTCCGATCTGGTCCAAGCGCGTCTCCAGATTTATTTCCAGGCGCATCAAAGGGAATAAGCCCGCCGAAGACTTAAAAAACCTGGTGCTTCAGTTCGGCCAGGAGTGGCACGATATCGTCAAGAACAACGGGTCACGGAGCTATGCATCCCTCTGTCTCGTGAACCGGAATCACAATAAGAGTATTCAACCCAGCAGCATCCGGCCGGGCAGGAAATCCCTTCCGAGGTTGTCCAGGCAGGAGACCAAGTGTCTGGAGATGTTAAAACTCGAGAGGACCGATTTGTCTGATGATGGCCGCATGGTCAAGATCAAGTCGGCCTATAAGAAGATGGCAAAGGTGCACCACCCGGATGCGGGAGGAGACGAAGAAGCGTTCAAAAAATTAAATGATGCCCATGAACAGATGCTGCTATGGGCGGAAAACCCCCATTACACCTCCCGAAAGGCCCTTCCAGGCTGCTGGTCCTATGACGGCGCCACCAGCCGCTGGTCCCCCCCGTTGTAAACTTCAGGAACTCCGCGGAGCACGTTGCCCCCATATGAATACCAAGCCCGGGCAAAGGCGCTCTTTCTATCTGTTTCAGACCACCGAACGCAATGACGCTGATGTCCTGCTGAACCTCCCCACAATGAGGCTCCCCAACAGGAGCTGGAGGGGATGGTAAAAGAGGAGCGGGAGGATGACCAGGGCAACCGATATCCGGGTGGATGCAAAGATGGCATAGGCCATCGGCACACCCGTGGAGATGGCCTTCTGGGTGGCGCTGAAGAAAAAGGCGATGCCGTTCGCCCTTTCGTATCCGGCCGTCTTCCACCAGATGCGGCCGGCCAGCATCACCAGGATGAGGAGGAGGAGGGTGGAAAAAAACGCCAGGGAGATTTCGTGGGCCTTCAATGACTGCCATATGTCGCTCTTCACCGAGTTGCAGAAGGCCGCATAGACAATGAGCAGGATCAGTCCCATGCTGGCCTTGGACATGTGCCGCTTATGGGCGTCGGCCCAGGGTTTCACCCATCTCCTGACCACCTGGCCCAACACAAAGGGGAGGAGGATAATGAGCATGATCTTGAAAATGAGGGAGTCCAGAGGCGGGATCGGCGTCTTCTGAGACACCTGGAGGGAGACCCACAGCGGGACGATGAATACGCCCAGGATATTGGAGAGGGAGGCATTGAACAGGGCCACGGCACTGGCGCCGCCGGCCTCGGTGGTGAACACGATGGATGTGGAGATGGTAGTGGGGACCACGGCCAGAAAGAGAAATCCCACACAAAGATCGTAGGGAAAGAGACGACGTGAGAGCAGCAGACCGGCATACACCAGCACCGGAATGAACACGAAGATAAACACCTGAATGGCCGCGTGCAGACGGTATCGGGCCAGTCCTTTCCTGACCTCCTGAGTCGGGAGCGACAGCCCCTGCATCATAAAAATGAGGAAGACCGCCACCCGCGTGGTAACCCCTGTATGCAGCCACCCCCCTCTGGCCCCCGGATCCGGAAATATCCACGCAAGTCCGACTGCGGCCGCAAGCAAAAAAACAAAGACATACGTGCCGCTGATGTGCAACCGGCCCTTCATAGCCCCGCCTCTCTATTCATACCGTAATTTTAAAAATCGCTCCCGATAGCGGCTTCTCCAGCCGTTTATCTTTTGTAAAAACCATCTCTCACAGAAGAGAACCTTTACCCCCCTTTGCTCTCCCCTGTCAACCGGTTATCGGGCGAGCCACCCACAATGTCCCGCTGCTCTTCCCTTTCACCACAC is drawn from Deltaproteobacteria bacterium and contains these coding sequences:
- a CDS encoding DnaJ domain-containing protein, which gives rise to MLKLERTDLSDDGRMVKIKSAYKKMAKVHHPDAGGDEEAFKKLNDAHEQMLLWAENPHYTSRKALPGCWSYDGATSRWSPPL
- a CDS encoding bile acid:sodium symporter — translated: MKGRLHISGTYVFVFLLAAAVGLAWIFPDPGARGGWLHTGVTTRVAVFLIFMMQGLSLPTQEVRKGLARYRLHAAIQVFIFVFIPVLVYAGLLLSRRLFPYDLCVGFLFLAVVPTTISTSIVFTTEAGGASAVALFNASLSNILGVFIVPLWVSLQVSQKTPIPPLDSLIFKIMLIILLPFVLGQVVRRWVKPWADAHKRHMSKASMGLILLIVYAAFCNSVKSDIWQSLKAHEISLAFFSTLLLLILVMLAGRIWWKTAGYERANGIAFFFSATQKAISTGVPMAYAIFASTRISVALVILPLLFYHPLQLLLGSLIVGRFSRTSASLRSVV